A segment of the Bdellovibrio bacteriovorus genome:
TTAAGCAGGTCAGCTTTGGCTTCGCGTATATCGGAGTCATCATCATCTTCACTCAGGGTTTTTTGGTGCGCCGACTGCTGCCAAAATGGGGCGAGCGCAAAGTGCTTCGCCTGGGCATCTTGCTTTTGGCAGTGGGTTTAACCGGGATCGCCGTTGCTGACTCTATCACCGGCATGGCCATCACCATGACTTTGCTGTCACTGGGCAACGGTTTGGCCAATCCGTCGACCTTGGGAAGTATCAGTCTGTTGTCTGAGGCCAACGAACAAGGGGCTGCGATGGGAGTCACACAAAGCATGGCTTCCTTGGGGCGCATTTTGGGTCCAGCCTTGGGAGGCGCACTTTACGGAACGGTGGCCATCACGGCTCCCTTCTGGGCATCAGGTTTGATGGCGTTCCTTGGGCTTGCCATCGTTATTATCATTTATAAATTCATCCCCGAACACGGGCGTGTAGGATAGATCATGGACTTTAATTCAATCGGCTTTTTCCAATTCGACAATCTGATTCAAACCCGCACGCCGTTTCTTTTGGTGATCCTGGACAATGTGGATCTGAATGACTGGTACAAAAGCGTGACCAAAATGCACCTGGATAACATCAGTCTGCCATCCACCCCCGAGGGGGCGTTGGAGGCGGTTAAAGGCAAGAGCCTGCCTCCGCACTTTGCCGTGGTGGTTCTGGATCGCGATGAAAAGTCGGCCCCCCAGGTTGCGGCCATGTTGGAGCAAGCCGGATTCATCAACAGTTTCTATGTTAAAGGTGGTTTTGAAGGCCTCCTGATCGAACGCCAACAATAATTTGACACAGAACCAACACAAAAATTTAAAGCATTGTTGTTGAAGGCAAGACTTTATACCATACTAGCAACATCAAAACTTAGAACTTTAAACAAGGAAGTAACATGAAAAAGTTTTTGATTGCAGCTCTTGCTACAACAACGATGACTTCTGCAGCTCAGGCCGGAACTTTGAATTTGGACCTGCGTGCAGACTACAACTCAACCACTTATGACGAGTCTTCTCAACCGGACGTCTCTAAGTTCTACTTCAAGACAGGTCGCTTGGATTATATGGGCAAAGCCACGGAAGATCTTTCTTTCCGCGTTCGCTTGGCTTTCAATAAATCAGCAACTCAGCTTGTGGACAGCGCTCAAACTGCGGTTGAATACGCGTTCCTGACTCACAAGATGTCTGATATGTTCGCGTTGTCCGTAGGTCGCTTCAACACTGAATTCGGTGGTTTCGAAGGTGCTACGAGCGGTGCAGACTTGTACCTGA
Coding sequences within it:
- a CDS encoding rhodanese-like domain-containing protein, yielding MDFNSIGFFQFDNLIQTRTPFLLVILDNVDLNDWYKSVTKMHLDNISLPSTPEGALEAVKGKSLPPHFAVVVLDRDEKSAPQVAAMLEQAGFINSFYVKGGFEGLLIERQQ